The DNA sequence CAGGAGCAAGATACAGCTGCGCGTCTACTACGACGCGGCGTACCACGTCCTCGACGAGGTCACGTCGTACGCCAGCGACTTCCAGCCATCGGCGCGGCCGCTCCGGTCGCCGGCCATTGGTGTCCTCGAGCTCGCCGTCCTGCGAGCAACCGGCCTCCGGTCAACGAAGCGAGGGACCGTCGACGTCGACGCCTACTGCGTCGCCAAGTACGGGCACAAGTGGATCCGGACACGCACGCTCCTCGACACGGCGTCGCCGAGCTGGCAGGAGCAGTTCACGTTCGACGTGTTCGACCCCTGCACCGTGCTCACCGTCGCCGTCTTCGACAACAGGCAGCTctccgccgacgccgacgccgacgccgacgcgccGCTGGGCAAAGTCCGGATCCGCGTCTCCACGCTGGGCTCCGGCCGCACGTACGAGCAGCCCTACTCCCTGTTCGTGGTGCACCCCACGGCGGGTCTCCTCCGGTgcggcgagctccacctcgccgtcCGGTTCACGCACACGGCGTGGCTCGACATGATGTCGCTGTACCTCCGGCCGCCGCTGCCGAAGCAGCACTTCGCGAGGCCGATCCCGACGCACCTCCTCCCGAGGCTCCGGCGGCACGCCGCGGACGTCGTCGCGTCCCGCCTGGCGCGCGCCGAGCCGCCGCTGCTCCCGGCCGCCGTGCACTACCTCCTCGGCAACCCGAGGCACGACGACGTGCCGGAGCGCTACGCGTACAGCATGCGCAGGTCGGTCGCGACGTGCGCGCGCCTGCGCGACGTGGTGGCGCCGCTCGCCGCGTTCGCGCGCTGGTTCCGGGGCGTCCGCGACTGGGACAACCCGGTCACCACCGTCCTCGTCGCGGCCGTGTTCCTCGTGCTGGCGTGGATGCCGTCCCTCCTCCTTCCGACCTTCTTCCTCTACCTGTTCGCCGTCGGCGCGTGGAActtctggcggcggcggccggcggggcCGGCGCAGATGGAGCACTACAGCGACGGCGTGCCCCAGGGCATGTTCGAGGAGGAGTTCGACGCCGGGTCGCCGTCGGGGACCCCGCCGGAGGCACTCCGCGAGTGGTACTGGCGACTCCGGGGGACGGCCGGTAACGTTCAAATGCTCATCGGCGACGTCGCCTCGATGGGCGAGCGCGTGCACGCGGTGCTGGAGTGGAGGGACGGCCGCGCCACGGTGATCGCGCTCGCGGCGGTGGCCGCGCTCACCGTCGTGACCTACGCGGTGCCGTTCAGGGCGCTGGTGTGTGTCACCGGAGTCTACGTCATGAGGCCTCCGCTGCTGCGGCGGAAGGGGCCGTCGCCGCTGACGAGCTTCTTCCGGCGGTTGCCGTCCGATGCCGATGTCATGCTGTGAATTTGTGGTGGACGTACACTTTTACAGCAGTTCTACACCGACGTCATGACGGCTGGTTCTACGCGGTTGTATGACAAGCTACCCTATATAAGTCCTAaatttaaccaaaattatataGAAAAGAACAAACCAAATTAGCATATAATTAGTTACATTATATGAAATTTAGTTTCATGATTTAGGCTCTGTTTGGCATGGCTCCACTTTATTAGTGAAGCTATTTTTTTAAGCTTCAACTCCATGAACAACTTTATTGGTGGAGTCGAAGTAGTTTTAGTAAATCGTTTAGCAAAACAGCTCCACATGTAAACTTTCTTAAAATATGCTCTCACAAAACATCATATATGACAAGGTGAAGCCAGGAGAAGCCATTATTTTTGACTTTTTCCTATCCTAAGGCTCTATGAGAACATGTTTTTAGGGGTTTTATCGGTCAAGCTATTTCATTTTATTCCATTAGCAGAAAAGACTCTAAATGACTCCCGAAACCACCGGAGAAGCCCTACTAAATGAGGCCTTAATCTTAGATGTGACTGGTTTCTTTTTCTTGAATACACAAGAGACTTTGCACATCTTTGTATATAAGATAGTGAGTTTTGGTTTTTGGACATATAACGACAACGTGTTGTTAAAGCGTCCTTGGGGGTTAGATGGTTTACAACTTAGCATTGAACCGTCCTAGTGTACTAATTCCTTAAGCTGTTACTCGAGAGAACTCAACCACTTCTACAGTAGTTGAGGCAGTAGTGTGTTTGTGCCACGAAATTATTTTGTGCTCCTCTCTTTCCATAGCTTCCAAGCTACTAGGGTGAAAAAGGGTGTCTCAACCATGCTTATTGGTTCTACTCTAAATCGCTCTCCACACTCTCCACCGGTCGAGGATGGTGGAATGTGATATGTGTTAATTCTCTTGtcgataattttggtcaaatttgaattTAGAATAACTTGGTGTAGGACAAACACATCCATTATGTTCCAGGACGAGTACTTTGTAGTGTAGCAGGTAACAATGTTAAGTCGATGCGTTCCTTGTGCTCAGCATCCAATTCCTTTCTTGGATGCTTACCCTAGGAAATCTTATGTTGCCTTGTGGATGTTAATTAGTCGGCATAAGACGTTAGCGCTGCTCGTCTACTACGATTATAGGATCTTTGACAAGGCCGTGCATATGTGAAATTCACCTCTTTTTTTTGTTGCGTGGTGGGTTGCAGACAATCAAAAAGCTTGGCAACAATGACATGTCATGTTCTCTTTTTGGTGGGGTCAGCGTATTGTAGGGAGCGATGCTTGAAAGTTTTGGTTGATCTGATGTCCCTCGTATGACTGTAAGGTGATACTCGACGAGTCCTGGTTAATTAGTGTGAGTTGTCATGTGTTGTTTCAGATTGCCATCTAAGCTTTGTGCACTAATAAATAGTGAGTCACCACTAGAATCCACAAATTTCCTAGGGTTTTTATTTCCACGCACGAACAGAAAACACACATAAACAAGTATAGAGCGGTTGTAGCATTGAATttattataatatatatatatatatatatatatatatatatatatatatatatatatatatatatatttctaataAATTTAGTTGTTTGACATAAATTTTAATATTGTCTGTTTATTATATAACCTTATTAATTAGTCACATTCAAATTAGTTTGGCTGGTATATATAAATTGTATTTCTTTCTGGGGGGGTCACGGGAAGAGTATTTGGACGTGTGCACACGTGTCATATATACGCCGGGCTTCATCAGGCACAGCTAGCAAATGCCTGCACGGAGGAGGAGGAACGAAGCATGAGTTCGCTTGCTTCTGGAACCGTCCTGGATCatactccatatatatatatgacgagGCAGGCATGCAGTGCAACGCAAGATCGACGGCGCGTATGTGGTTGACCTCTGATGACGCGGATACCCAGTGGACGAGAGGGGTTAGCGTACGTACTCGGCCACTCGTCCACGCGTCGGCGAGCCGGGCCAccccgccgccgcgtggcgcGGCGGGATCACGAgcacgcggcggccggcggccggcgcgAGGTTTAAAAGCAATCAAGCAGCCTCTCGATCCAGTGCACACAGGAGTAGTACACACAAACCCAATTACTCCAAAGTCACACAGTCATCTCGATCCGCCGATCAGTTCTGTCTGTGTTGATCGATCACCCGTCGGGAACACCGGCCAGATCTCACAATTGATCAAGTTCGACCGCCGCCGGCCGCGCGCAGATCATAGTAGTCCACAGTATAACGCGGGAGGGCAGGGGGCCAGCATCATGCCGTCGCTGATGTCGCTGACGCcgtggaggaggaagaagagggcggcagggacgacgacgacgactccggcggtggcggtgcggacgcggcggcggggCACCTCGTCGCTGGGGGCGCTGTGGCGGCGCCTGGTGCGGACGCTCACCTGCTCGCGCCGCCCACACTACTGATGTGTATCGGTATCGATCCATCCATCGATCGATAGCTCGTTGCAACATTTGGCGTTGCCGCCCGGGTGCGTAGTAGCGATCGAGCTGCAGACAGATGCCGGATATCGAtccatgcaatgcaagcaattaAACTTGTGTTGTTGTCATGTGTGTTTCATTGTTAATTTCTAGTGTTCATATACAGTCGTGTCACGTGAAACGGTTCTACTATATCGTATCGACTACTTCGTTTATATATACGATATATCTATTTTCACTTTGTTGGTAGTACGTACGTACCGTGCAATTGTACTCCGCTAATCTATATATGTATGTCTGAACTCGTGCCTTTAATATTTCGCAAAAGATATTATACATGTTGCTTCGATGTCTTCTCCCAACAAAtgtatcttatttattttgtgTCTGCATTGTAGTGTGCTTCTTGTGTTTTTGGCGTGAATATATATACAGTATCCGTTTGTTTGGGATCTTTTAAATTTATACAGGGAgccctttttctttatttttttttaaattaatcTTCCAACAAACACGTTAAAAGCTTGTAAAAATTACACTAATAACCTTGGAACAAACATTTGTGTCACTATATTAATTTAGTGAGAAACTTTGTGTTACTATACTAGGTCAATCTCGGTGAGAAACTTTGTGATACTATATTATACTACATTATTCTCGGTGAGAGTTACGGCGAAAGTTGGGATCTCATTCGTGGTTAATAAATTTTCATATATTTTATTTAGATTTAATAGACTATCATATAGACGTTTTCAatgatataataatattttagatTATCAGCTCTATATGAATTATGGGATTAAATATCTATAAACCTATCTTATATATTATATCTTATATTCTTATAAAGCAAATTACCACTACCTATTTCTTTTAAGTAGACAATCCACTATCACACCCCACTACCTATTTCTCTTAACATGCAAGTTATCTAACTAGACAATCTATTATCGCACACAATTAGTTCATGCAATTGTAATATCCACGTTAGCaagttatctatttctgtaaacATACAAGCTATCTATAGACAATACATATActaatctatttatatttcaCAACACGTGGAAAATCATCCTAgtataaaataaaattatgtaCCGAGACGAGAATCGATCATGACGTTTTCTCAAATAAGATTTAGATTAAACATTAGGAatataaataatcaataatttttaaattattgagtttataaataaaaattatatgaataaatttatcttaaaaatactttcataagtatatatatatatatatatataattttttgcTAAATATTTTAATAGAAACAAGAGATTAAAGTTGTGTTTTAGAGTCCATGTTGTTGTCATCTAAATCCTAATCAGAGAAAGTATGATGATTTTGGAAACAACATGATTAAACAGTATTATTAAAAATGATCTTATGCATGCTGCTGTGGCGATGTGTGGTCCAGAAGTGCATGCACACGTGTCGTCGCTGTCGGCGGCACACGACGACAGAACAATCGATGGTCATCATGGATGGATCAATCAAGCAAGCATGGATTATCGGGTCCGGAAGGATCGATTCCAAAGGACAGAGTGGAGCATGTGCATGATTGATGTCTCGTTTAGTTTACCTCAAAATATAAAAACTTTCCATCGCATCTAATCTTACGACatatacataaagcattaaatatagataaaaacaaaaactaattatatagtttatctataaatcacaAGACTGTTAAAACTAAATTACTCTATGCATAATTtgatttaaataaaaataaaagtgttatagtattaaaattaaaaaaaaagattgaTCTATACAAGGTCTGAGTTTACTACTGTTGTGATGTGTGTAATAGAAACAGTAGAAAGTGAACagtagtctttattgatgaacagtgaAAAGTATTTATACATGCCCTCGATGGGGCAGTTTCCAGGGGTGAGTGGAAAGCCCCGCTCCCACGATGTCCCTCTCCACGATCGGGAGAGTGGAAGGAAGAACCGTCATTAGCAGTTGCTAATTATCCACTAATTGATCACAAAGAATATTAAGAATATTCTTAACACTCCCCCTGATCAATTatcttcttcaattgttcatcataaTTGTCACCATCATTTATCCTTCGAAAAACCCTATGGGAAAAAACTTAGGAATGCTTTGATATATCAGGATAAAACTCCTCAAAACCCAATAGGAAAATAAAGGAGAAACACCGTGATAATCATTATAACAATGTCTTAAAATATCATCTCCAAAAAACCCCTAAATGGGAAAAACTGGATGATATGACATATATATAATGCTGATATTGCCTCGTTAAAAACTTTATATGAGAAAACCTTAAAGTAAAACTCATACAAAGAAAAGAGTGCAATataatacaaatgaatcatttaTCAAGAGATACTCCCCCTGATTTCTGCAAGTCCCTAAGTCTTTTCATACCAATTCCTTCAACATATTTGTGAAACATAGAATATGGTAGAGACTTGGTGAATAAATCTGCTAGATTATCACATGACTTAGTCTGCAGAATCTCAATTTCCCCATTCTTTTGTAACTCATGGGGATAAAATAATTTTGGAGTAATATGCTTTGTTATGTTGTTCTTGATATATCCTGATTCCATTTGTACAACACAAGCAGCATTATCCTCAAAGATAATTGTTGGTGTATCAAGTGCACCAATTCCACATGATTTTAATATGTGGTCTACCATTCTGCGAAGCCATACACACTCTCGTGATGCTTCATATAATGCTATAATTTCAGAATGGTTGGTGGAAATAGACACTAATGTCTGCTTGGATGATTTCCAAGAAATTGCCGTTCCACCATTTAAAAATACAAAGCCAGTTTGGGATTTACCATTATGGGGATCTGATAAATATCCAGCATCTGTATAACCCAATAAATTTTGATCTTGATTTTTGCTGTAAAATAATCCAAGATCTCTTGTACCATTGAGATACCTAAATATGGTCTTAACTCCAACCCAATGACGCTTGGTAGGAGTTGCACTGTGCCTTGCTAATAGGTTAACTGCAAAAGCAATATCCGGCCGGGTACTATTAGCAAGATACATAAGTGCTCCGATAGCACTTAGATATGGGACTTCAGGTCCCAAAATCTTTTCACCTTCCTCCCTAGGTCTGAAAGGATCTTTCTCTATGTCTAAAGACCTTACAACCATGGGGGTTTTACATGGGTATGCTTTATCCATATTGAATTTCTCCAACATTTTCTGGATATAGGCAGCTTGGTAAATAAAAATCCCAGATGAAAAATGCTCAAATTGTAAACCTAAGCAAAATTTGGTTTGACCCAAATCTTTCATTTCGAACTCCGCTTTCAAATGATGACGTGCTTCATTAATATCTTGCTCATTGCCAATGATAtttatatcatcaacatatacagATATAATGCAAAAACCCTTTTGGGATTTTTTTAATGAAGACACATGGACAGTCATCATTATTTGTGTATCCTTTATGTATAAGGAATTCACTTAACCGATTGTACCACATTCGGCCTGATTGTTTTAAGCCATATAATGACTTCTGCAATTTTACACAAAACATGTTGCGATTTGCCTCAGAATTTGGTATACTAATTCCATCAGGAACTTTCATGTATATCTCAGAATCCAATGACCCATATAAATATGCGgtcactacgtccatcaactgcatagatAGACGATTTTGCACTGCCAAGGATATTAAATATCGAAATGTTATGCCACTCATAACTGGAGAATATGTTTCATTGAAATCAACACCAGGTCTTTGCGTAAAACCTTGTGCTACAAGCCTTGCTTTGTATCTCACCACTTCATTGTTCTCATTCCGTTTCCGGACAAAAACCCATTTATATCCAACAGGCACTTCCCTTTTTGAAAGCGAGGCTATCTCTGTTTTTATTGCATCCTTCCACTTGTTCCAGTCCGAGCGTTTCTTACACTCTACCATGGATTTTGGATCTGGATCATTTTGAAGGATTTCAGCAATTTGCTCAGAGAAATAAATGTCGACAATTGTAGCTTTACGATCATAGGACTCTCCAGTCTCTATATAATTAATGGCAATTTCATCTACCCTTGATGGATCATCATTATTTCCCAAAATGATTGATTTAGGGTTTCTTGATGTCCCAACTTTAGTGTTTACACACATAAGTGGGTCAGGTAACATATCAAATCTTTCCAAAAGATATTGATTAGCCACTAGGTGTATATCAACAGAAAGTTGATCTTCGTTTACtactttcttttgtttcttatctTGCACCTTGGAATTGCCTCTCCCCCTCTTGTTTCCAAGAGGGATTACATGAGTGGTTTTATTTGGTACCTCCACTCTTTCTGGCACATTCCTTGCAGGATAGAAAGATTTAACAACACCTTTATAGTTAGTAAACGCATCTGGCAGATTATTATTTGCAATATTTTGCAAATCAATAAGTCTCTGAACCTGAAGTTCAGTTTCCATAGGACGTGGATCAGATGATGAAATGCCTTCCGCATTCCAATTAATTTCTCGGCATTCATTTTGGTACATTTCTCCCCCTAATGCCGGGAAATGATCCTCATTAAAAATACAATCAGCGAACCGGGCCGTAAATAGATCCCCTGTGAGAGGTTCTAAATACTTAATGATCGACGGAGATTTAAATCCCACATAGATCCCCAATTTTCTATGTGGTCCCATAGCTGTTCGCTGAGGTGGTGAGATGGGTACATAAACTGCGCACCCAAATTTACGCAAATGGGAAATATTTGGAGGATCACCACGTACTAATTGTAAAGGGGAATTATCATGATATGCAGTTGGTCGTAGTTGGATTAATTCAGCAGCATGCAGTACTGCGTGACCCCAACACGAAGTAGGCAACTTGCAATTCATCAACATTGGTCTTGCAATGAGTTTAATTCTCTTTATTAAAGATTCAGCCAAACCATTTTGAGTGTGGACATAGGGTACAGAATGCTGAACCTGAATTCCCATTGCCATACAATAATCATTGAAAGCATGAGATGAAAATTCAGCAGCATTGTCCATTCGAATTGTTTGAATTCGATGTTCAGGATAATGTGACTTCAACTGTATTAGTTGAGACATTATTTTAGCAAAAGCATGGTTTCGTGTCGATAAAAGACACACATGAGACCATCTTGTAGATGCATCTATTAATACCATGAAATACCTGAACGGTCCACATACAGGTTGAATCGGTCCACAAATATCCCCTTGAATTCTTTCAAGGAATTTTAGTGGTTCAGTTTTGATTTTAAGAGTTGAAGGTCTTAAAATCAATTTCCCTGTAGCACATGCAGTGCATACAAAATCCGAAGATTGTGGGAATTTTGCTTTATGCAAATTGTGACCAAAGGAATTGCCTATAATTTTTCTCATCATTCCAATTCCTGGATGACCAAGTCTATCATGCCATGTTTGGAATAAATCAACATTTTGAAAAATTATCTTGTATGCAACATGAGATATTGGTTTTATGTATGTATAGTACAATCCAGATTGGAGGGATGGAATTTTCTCACAAACTTGTTTGCCAAATCCAGTAAGTTTAGTAAAGAGAATAAATTCTTCTTTATTATCTACATGTGTTTCCACATGGAGACCATTCTTACGGATATCTCTATAGCTTAAAAGGGTACGGGTTGATTCAGGAAACAATAATGCATCCTCTATCATTAATTGTGTACCCATAGGGAGAACAATAGTGGCTCTACCTGAACCAACTATTAGAGCATCACTTCCAACGATGGTCATAACATTTCCTTCTCTTTTCTTAAGAGTCTGGAAATATTTCATCTCCCTAAGAATAGTGTTTGTGGTTCCACTATCTACAAGACATAAttcctccattggattgacatcGGAAGACATCTATAGTAAAATAAGAATAAAATTTAAATTCTTATGAGACATATAGAAATACATACACAACTTAATTTATTACAATACCAacataagagtatgacattacaATACAAATAGGTCCACAATTCTCATCTCACAAACAAGTTTGTACAATTCAAGTCACATAGAGTTTGCACAACTTAATTTATTACAACACACTTGCATCTCtaataaaataattagataGATATCAACTATGGATTGAGACTTTAATTGAAATCTCCAAACATGTCATTGGAAGTGAACTCCATGATCATGTCATCCCTTCCTGGAAGGTTCTCAACTTGGTGAGCATTGTTGTTCTTTGCTTCCACAATAGTCTTGCTTGAACAACCCACTTCCTTTGTGGCCTCAGAAGCAAGATTGAAGTGTGCTTCAATTCCTGGTTCTTTTGCTTTGCCTTGCTTTGCTTCCTTTAAGGACTTTTGGTAAAGTGCAACCAAGTGCTTAGGAGTACGGCAATCCTTAGCAAAATGAGAGTAAGTCCCACACCTATGACATTTATTGTCATTCTTGGACTTGCCCTCACCTTTTTGCTTATTTTTACCATTTGGCTTTTGCTTTTTGTTGAATTTTCGCTTCTCGGGCTTGTTCTTAGGACCTCCAGAAGTAGATCCTTTGAACTTTTTATTCTTAACATTATTCTGAACATTATGGACCTCAGGCAGAGGTGTTGCCCCAACTGGGCGCTTATGGTGATTCTTCATAAGAAGCTCATCATGTTTCTCAGCCTGGGTTAATGTATGAATAAGTTGA is a window from the Sorghum bicolor cultivar BTx623 chromosome 5, Sorghum_bicolor_NCBIv3, whole genome shotgun sequence genome containing:
- the LOC110435726 gene encoding uncharacterized protein LOC110435726, which translates into the protein MWLTSDDADTQWTRGVSVRTRPLVHASASRATPPPRGAAGSRARGGRRPARGLKAIKQPLDPVHTGVVHTNPITPKSHSHLDPPISSVCVDRSPVGNTGQISQLIKFDRRRPRADHSSPQYNAGGQGASIMPSLMSLTPWRRKKRAAGTTTTTPAVAVRTRRRGTSSLGALWRRLVRTLTCSRRPHY